AGGAAGTGAACGTGCCCCACTGGAGTTTTCCAGGGGGACCTGGGGCTAGAGGCAGGTTCAGAGCTCAATCCTGAGGGTTCTGACAGAGGGGGGCTTTCCCTGGTTGTCCCTCCATACTCCAGGCTCGCTGTAGGGTAACCTGAGTTTTATTCTTTGGGGCCATAACATTGCCACAAAGTGGGTGGCTGGCCTCCCCTCCTGTGAGCTCATGCTCAGGCGAACACTCAGTCTAAGGCCTGGTTCAGCCCCACCTGCGACACAGCCGAGGCCACTCCAATGCTCACTGACGTGCCTGGTGCCAGCCATgactttatttttggtgctggggaatgaagccagggccttgtacatgctaagcgtgcactttaccactgagctacacccccagccaaaTAGGCATTAGTATGAcacacattttaaagatgaagaaacagtgATAAAATAACTAAGGTCACAAGTTGCCCACAGTCTCAGCTGCTTCAACCCCTATAACAGGCAAGAGTCCCTCTCTTAAGCCACACCTCTGCTGCCCCAGCACCTCCAACCCAAGGGTAACTGCAAGGCAGCAACTttacaaaaaccaaccaaaatgtatttatttaatatacattGCAAGGGCTCAACCAGACttaatttaaaagacagaaacaaaacaaaaataataccaCAGCTCAAGATACAGAGTCCTatacagaaatcaagaaaaggaCAGACTatctaaggaaaaataaacacagagagAGGCTGGACAGCCCCGGTCAGGGCTCTTGGCTGGAGACCTGCTTTGAGTAGGTTTCTTGCAGGTACTTCTTAAAAGCTGGAAGAGAACAGGCAGGTCTCGGGTGAGTGAATGAAGTAGGCAGAGCTCACGAAGGTGGGCAAGAGGGCAGCTTGCCTGGGAATGCAAACTTGAGGCGCATCTTGGGAGGGACTGTTTTTCCAGCACAAGGGATATTGTCGTCTCCTGATGGACTTGCTTCCGGTAAGATGGGGAGGGTGCCAGGTGACACATTTTACCAAAAGCCCCCTCAAGCTCCATGAACAAGGAGGTTGCTAATTTGTCACATTTTGGAGAATGTAGGAAGCACCAAGGTTGAGACAGAAGTGGTTTGACACGCTTTCCCCTCAGCCCAATCCACCGAGATCCTTTTGAGGGAGTTTCTGAAGGCTGGAGAGGGGTCATCCTGTATTCAAGAAGGACTTACCTGTGGGGTTCTTCCAGAGCTCAGCAGCATGCGTGTTCAAAGGGCTGTCGATGTTGGGTTCTGTGAGTAGAGAGAGAATGGTCAAGGGAGCAGAAGAGGCTGACCCACAGGAATCCTGACAGGCCCCTATGTTTTACAGGAAGGGGTGGTCTCAGAAGTCACCTCCTAGCAGGCTCTGGATGGACAGCAGGATGGTCCTGACATCATACAGGGCAGACCACTTGTCCTTGAGGATGTCCAGGCAGATGTTACCCTGGGTGTCCACGTTGGGGTGGTAGCAGGGTGTCAGGAACTTCACTGTGGGTGCATTGTAAGGGTAGCCACTGGGGAACTCCAAGGACAGCTTATACCTCAGGTCTTCATATACCTGGTGTTTGGAGAAGGGCAAGAAGTCAGCAAGCAAGCAGCTCGCCCTGTCCTGAGCCTCACACCCCACCCAAGCCCACATGAGGGCCTTGCTGGGTTGGACCTTTGAGCCTCTGTCTGGGACTGGACAGTAGACAAAGTGTTACCCTGGTTCTGCTGCTTTCCTCTTATATGGTGGGGACATCAGTGATCCTTGTCTAACTGTTGTAAATTGGTGCCCTGAGGGCTACCACGGCTGTGCTTTAGTCCCATTAATGTCTTAGTCGCTAACACGAAAAAAATTAGAGTTTGACATAGATTTGGATTGCtgagttatctttttttttgcactggggatttaagctggggtgctttaccactgagccacacccccaggctccacccccactttttaaatgattgttttttacattttgagataggaccttgctaagttgctgaggctggcctccaactcctgcctcagcctctcaagttgtggggattatgggcatgtgccactgtgcccaatcTGAGTTATCTTAAACAGTAATGGGAAGCTGTCTTTTTGAGACTTGTGCCCTCACGCTAGCCAGTGTTTGCTCCGTTACTTCTTTGTATTCTAGCCCCTTGGACAGCCCTGCTTTAAACCTACACTTTCATTGCAGAGGGGAGAACAAGGCCATAAGGCACAGAGCTTGGGAACAGGCATAGGGGAACTGTCTTGCTCAGTTAACATACCCAAGCAGACCTGGCACTTGGATCTCACCTCCTACTTTCCTCCAAACTCATCAAAGTGATACTCACCCATGCCAACCCTATACTTACTGTGCCAGCTGCTCCATGGATGGTCCCTACCCATTTGAAAAGGTTGTCTGATTCAGGGAAGGCAGAAATTCCTTTGTCACCAGACATCTGGGGAGGAAACACAGCACTCGTGACTTGCAGCATATTCTTTAGGGCATAGCAAAGGTCAGTGGGTGATCCCCTGCCTGTGATCTCACACTCTGATCCCAAATTGAACTATCAAACCCAACCAACAGGTTCATCACCAGGttaaggagggaggggaagtacAGGAAGCACAGGTCAATTCTACACCCAAATTCTTGTTGGTTGCTAGGAATTCAAATACACAATTTCTGAAATATGTTCAAAAGTTTTGAGGTGAGTATTTAGAGATTAATTAGCAAAGGACAACTAGGAAGGGAGAATTCCAAGATAAGACAGGACTAAAAATACGAAGAAGGGTGGGGAGTTGTGGGTGGGTAAAATGGTAAAGCTTGGGGCCAGGAAGTAGGGACAAGTGGCAGAAGAGGGAAGGACTTTGGTGAACTGTTCTAGGAAAACTTCATTGTGAAGGGATAGAATTGGGATAGAGAATGCTGTAAGAAAAGGTGCAGGTGGGAGTATAAATGGCTTCTTGGAGTAAATTATACGGACCTTTTAATCTCTATGTCTAGCAAGGAGTCTGAAGAGGAAGGAAGCTACTGATAAGTGGGTGGGAGATGGGACACTGGACCAATTGATTGGAATCTGAGAGCACTTAGTTACTTACCATGAGGGTCATCAGCTCCTGCTGTAGCCTGCAAAAAGAATTGGAAATGGAAGTCTGGATGGGTCAGTTTTCCAGATGGTTGCTAGGAATTGCTCCCGAGCAACTGTCAGGTAGGATTCCCCCTTCTCCCAGGTCTGACTCAGCTTGGGGTGCCCTCATCGACCCCATAGGAGGACCCTGGTGAGTCTTCACCCTTCCTAATTCCCGGGTCCTACAGGACCCTGGTGAGTCTTCACCCTTCCTAATTCCCGGGTCCTACAGGTCCTACTGGCGTCTTCTGGGAGAATCCTGGCAGCGTCCATACCCTCCCGTCTTCTCTAAGGAGTCTCAAAAAGCGGCCGAAGTTACTGGCGTGTCCCCCTGTCTACCCACCGGCTCCAGGAGGTGGGGGTCCAGAAGCCTCTGCCCTAGGTCCAAGGCCCAGGCCTTGAGCCCCTGGCGTGTGCTCCCGCCTTCGTATATCTATCGGCTCCAGGAGGAGGGGTCCCGGAAGTCTTCGCTTGGGTCCGCACGCCCAGGGCATATCAGGCCTAGCGAGCGTTACCTCCGCACCACTCACCTCTTGCCCACAGGGCCCCGGGCGGCGCCCCCGCTGGGCTCGGCTCCTTTACGTGCTGCGGCGACGCTGGCGGCGGCTGGGTCACGGTTTTGGGAGGCCATTCCAGCAGCGCTGGCAGGGAGACAGGAACTTGGAGAACAGGACTGCAACTGCAGGGCTGCGGGGCCGCCCGCCCGCGTTTGAATTGTAACCCTCTGGTAAGGCCGGCCAATCATAGGCCCGCTTGGGTTTGATCCAGCCAATGCGGTGCGTCCGagcgctctgtcactgagcaCTGCTAGACCCCACCACCAGCGCAGCACTATTGGGCGGTTGGTGTTTCTGCCTCTGAAGGCCGATTGACAGGAGAGCTGCCACTAATTAACGAAACTGAAATGGATTGGTAGCCTTTGGAAAACGCCGACCATTAAAGGGCCAAGAAAACGTCCACGTGGGATGAAGCTTAAGGTCAAAGGTCTAGCTTCGCTCGGAAACACCAGGCACACCGGCCTGGATCCTTTCTCGTGGAGGAGGTAGCGCCTCCAGTCTTGCAACAGTGGTGCCCTTCCTCAAACCGAAGACTGCTCCCCCTATTAGAATAGCCCCAGACACCTTTGTTGGAGTCCCAAGTTATTTGAAAATCCTAGGGGAACGGTGACGGGAGTGGGGGGGGGGAGAATTCATCATGTCTCTTGAACTGGTTTGCTGCGTGACTTTGAGCCCGCCTGGGTACAACccaggcactctaccattgagctacatctgtaGCACCctcccaccattttttttttttaagctaaggTGTTTTAAAATTGCCGTTGGAActtaagatccttctgcctcagcctcctgagtagctgggattacaggcatgcaccactgtgttttaacctgtacaatgggaataataaaaGCCAACtcttgctgggcgtggtggcactgtaatcccagcacattggaaggctgagg
The Sciurus carolinensis chromosome 2, mSciCar1.2, whole genome shotgun sequence DNA segment above includes these coding regions:
- the Ube2c gene encoding ubiquitin-conjugating enzyme E2 C codes for the protein MASQNRDPAAASVAAARKGAEPSGGAARGPVGKRLQQELMTLMMSGDKGISAFPESDNLFKWVGTIHGAAGTVYEDLRYKLSLEFPSGYPYNAPTVKFLTPCYHPNVDTQGNICLDILKDKWSALYDVRTILLSIQSLLGEPNIDSPLNTHAAELWKNPTAFKKYLQETYSKQVSSQEP